The following proteins are encoded in a genomic region of Dyadobacter sp. UC 10:
- a CDS encoding potassium channel family protein — MKYIIFGLGSFGKSLAVRLTELGHETIGVDNNMQKVEQLKDRITHTVCMDCTDMNAVSSLPLRDADSVIVAIGEDERSSLLATALLKQLMVKKIIGRVVSDLQKTVLEAMQIEEYILPEEESAERLAMRLDNSGIVDSFKISEKYSIIETKVPERYIGMTLAEADLTNRYNVIVLTVLTLSKESENGLAKIFKRASGIATPNTLMQENEVLVLFGELKDIEKLMH; from the coding sequence ATGAAATACATCATATTCGGATTGGGCAGTTTCGGCAAATCCCTCGCAGTACGCCTCACAGAACTAGGCCACGAAACCATCGGGGTCGACAACAATATGCAGAAAGTGGAGCAGCTGAAAGACCGCATTACGCACACGGTATGTATGGATTGTACCGATATGAATGCGGTCAGCTCCCTGCCCCTGCGAGATGCCGATTCTGTGATCGTGGCGATTGGGGAAGATGAACGCTCTTCACTGCTGGCTACTGCGTTGCTTAAACAGCTTATGGTGAAAAAGATCATCGGACGCGTCGTATCGGACCTTCAAAAAACCGTCCTGGAAGCCATGCAGATAGAAGAATACATTCTGCCGGAAGAAGAATCTGCCGAAAGGCTCGCCATGCGGCTCGATAACTCCGGCATCGTTGATTCTTTTAAAATATCTGAAAAATACAGTATTATCGAAACGAAAGTACCCGAGCGATATATAGGCATGACCCTCGCCGAAGCCGATCTGACAAACCGGTACAATGTGATCGTGCTGACCGTTCTTACCCTTTCAAAAGAATCTGAAAACGGCCTGGCCAAAATATTCAAACGCGCCTCCGGAATAGCAACACCCAACACGCTCATGCAGGAAAACGAAGTGCTCGTCCTCTTCGGAGAATTAAAAGATATCGAAAAACTAATGCACTAA
- a CDS encoding DUF2490 domain-containing protein, with protein sequence MGRFMLTCLLVAVLPAAVFSQANYRTGTIPQINVNIRLADKWKLNTKLETRQIFFEKQPEVAKSRRLRYERTDLSMLVTRKVSADNSLGGGYLVRLEDRRFTHRLIQQFSNVKNLEVLSLAHRIVTDETFSPGEAPEFRLRYRLGLERPLNGQQIDPKEFYGKFNNEYLGLWADGEADLEIRGLLALGYNATDDNKIELGVEYRVNDFNKSINAQQFWLTIGWFVSI encoded by the coding sequence ATGGGCAGATTCATGCTTACCTGTCTGCTGGTTGCAGTACTTCCTGCGGCAGTATTTTCGCAGGCAAATTACAGGACCGGGACCATTCCCCAAATCAATGTCAATATCAGGCTTGCAGATAAATGGAAGCTTAATACCAAACTGGAAACGCGGCAGATTTTCTTTGAAAAACAGCCGGAAGTAGCCAAAAGCCGCAGGTTAAGGTATGAGCGGACCGACCTGAGCATGTTGGTTACGAGGAAAGTCTCGGCCGACAACTCGCTGGGCGGAGGGTACCTGGTCAGGCTGGAAGACCGGCGCTTCACGCACCGCCTCATACAGCAGTTCAGCAACGTCAAAAATCTGGAAGTGCTCAGTCTCGCGCACCGTATCGTGACGGATGAAACTTTCAGTCCCGGAGAGGCTCCGGAATTTCGGTTAAGGTATCGTTTGGGCCTGGAACGGCCGCTGAACGGTCAGCAAATCGACCCGAAGGAGTTTTACGGAAAATTCAATAACGAATATCTTGGGCTGTGGGCCGACGGAGAAGCGGATCTGGAAATTCGCGGGTTGCTTGCTCTGGGTTACAATGCCACTGATGACAACAAAATTGAGCTCGGCGTAGAATACCGTGTCAATGATTTCAATAAATCAATAAACGCACAACAATTCTGGCTGACAATCGGCTGGTTTGTAAGTATATAG
- a CDS encoding TrkH family potassium uptake protein, with translation MNEKVRYLRKWLDYILLGVSLLCSIVIVFHLGYNSDPEVEKLTNRILEWCFLFFAVALALKTFTVFYSKSSVISRTGEAVLLLYFIAVIVADSYHFAGKDGTELVKPEWMYLGIFAIFIIEVSKQTLFFDQFYFNPTLLFVLSFLLLILIGTALLLLPKSTYDGQLSFIDALFLATSAVCITGLSVVDIASEFTGFGQTVLLVLVQIGGLGIMTFTGFFGYFFSGGFSYKNQLMFTELIGENKVSSVISTLYKIILVTFTFEIAGGILIYLSLDAGDFANPGERLYFTVFHAVMAFCNAGFSTLSDGLNHTGLRFNYSLQLSVILLYVMGGLGFGIIFNTYEWIRRWIFNAYHKVRFGRHYVHRARVIAFNSKIIAYTSFYLIIFGFLIVLLLERNHTLLEHESYFGKMVTALFIGTSPRSAGFNTVVMSELAFPTVMLIFLLMWIGAAPGSTGGGVKVTTFALATLNIFSLAKGKDRIEVFGRKISDDSISRAFAIISLSLIFLGAAIFTLAVTDPEKNLLSLAFETFSAYSTTGLSLGVTPHLSQAGRLVIIVTMFVGRVGSLTLLIALVRKAKPNNYQLPAEQMNF, from the coding sequence ATGAACGAAAAAGTACGGTATCTGAGGAAATGGCTTGACTACATTTTACTTGGAGTGAGCCTGCTGTGTTCCATTGTGATCGTTTTTCATCTGGGCTACAACAGCGATCCGGAGGTTGAAAAGCTCACTAACCGGATCCTTGAATGGTGCTTTCTGTTCTTCGCAGTGGCGCTGGCTCTCAAAACATTCACCGTATTTTACAGCAAATCGTCGGTTATATCCAGAACCGGAGAGGCGGTTTTGTTACTGTACTTTATAGCTGTCATCGTCGCCGACAGCTATCATTTTGCTGGCAAAGACGGAACAGAGCTTGTCAAACCGGAATGGATGTACCTGGGCATTTTTGCCATTTTTATCATTGAAGTTTCGAAGCAAACACTCTTTTTCGATCAGTTTTATTTCAACCCGACATTACTTTTCGTACTCAGTTTCCTGCTGCTGATCCTGATCGGCACCGCGCTTTTATTATTACCGAAATCGACCTATGACGGGCAGCTCAGTTTCATAGATGCGCTGTTTCTGGCGACGAGTGCGGTTTGTATCACAGGATTATCCGTGGTCGATATTGCATCCGAGTTTACCGGTTTCGGTCAAACGGTACTACTTGTCCTGGTTCAGATCGGCGGGTTGGGGATTATGACGTTTACCGGCTTTTTCGGCTACTTTTTTTCAGGCGGGTTTTCTTATAAAAATCAGCTGATGTTTACCGAATTGATTGGTGAAAATAAAGTCAGCTCGGTGATTTCTACTTTATACAAAATCATCCTCGTTACATTCACTTTTGAAATTGCAGGCGGCATCCTCATTTACCTGAGTCTTGATGCCGGCGATTTTGCAAATCCGGGCGAGCGGCTCTATTTCACCGTTTTTCACGCAGTTATGGCATTCTGTAATGCGGGATTTTCTACATTATCCGATGGCCTTAACCATACCGGGTTGCGGTTCAATTACAGCCTACAACTCTCTGTCATTTTGCTTTACGTCATGGGCGGACTTGGCTTCGGCATTATTTTCAATACTTACGAGTGGATCAGGCGGTGGATTTTCAATGCCTACCACAAGGTGAGGTTTGGCCGCCACTATGTACACCGGGCACGGGTCATCGCCTTCAATTCCAAGATCATTGCTTACACCAGCTTTTACCTCATCATCTTTGGATTTCTGATCGTTCTTTTGCTTGAACGTAATCATACGCTCCTTGAACATGAAAGCTATTTCGGCAAAATGGTTACCGCGCTTTTTATCGGTACCAGCCCCCGCTCTGCCGGTTTCAATACAGTCGTCATGAGTGAACTCGCTTTTCCCACGGTCATGCTGATATTTTTGCTGATGTGGATCGGCGCAGCACCTGGATCCACGGGAGGCGGGGTTAAGGTTACCACATTTGCGCTGGCTACCCTTAACATTTTCAGTCTGGCAAAAGGTAAAGACCGGATCGAAGTGTTCGGCAGAAAAATTTCGGACGATTCCATTTCGCGCGCTTTCGCGATTATTTCACTTTCCCTGATTTTCCTGGGCGCAGCCATATTTACACTGGCAGTTACAGATCCCGAAAAAAATCTCTTATCGCTGGCCTTCGAAACCTTTTCGGCTTACAGTACCACCGGCCTGAGCCTGGGAGTGACGCCGCACCTGAGCCAGGCAGGTCGATTGGTCATTATTGTAACAATGTTTGTCGGCCGGGTGGGCTCGCTCACGCTTTTGATCGCGCTCGTCCGCAAAGCAAAACCCAACAACTACCAGCTTCCGGCTGAACAAATGAATTTTTAA